CTCGATTCTTTCCGGTTCGATATCAAGTTCAGCCAGGGCCTTTTTGATGGCTCCGACTCTCTTTGCCGCCCGCTGGCTGCCCTTGATGTTGTGGCACTTGTCGGCCGGGCAGCCGACCACGTACACGCCGTCGGCGCCTTCCTCAAAAGCCTTGAGCAGGGTGCTTACCTGGAGTTTGCCGGTGCAGACCAGGCGGTTGATGGTGATATTGTCCGGCATGCCGTCTTGTTTCAGGCCTTCCCTGCCTTCGGCAATGGTCTGCTGGGATGTGTAATGGCAACAAAATGCCTGTATGTCAGGAGTAAAACTCATGTGCTTCTCCAATGCC
This region of Desulfobulbaceae bacterium DB1 genomic DNA includes:
- a CDS encoding F420-nonreducing hydrogenase translates to MSFTPDIQAFCCHYTSQQTIAEGREGLKQDGMPDNITINRLVCTGKLQVSTLLKAFEEGADGVYVVGCPADKCHNIKGSQRAAKRVGAIKKALAELDIEPERIEMFHLERGFHPEFIESALLMNKRITELGPCPLKGEKK